From the Babylonia areolata isolate BAREFJ2019XMU chromosome 33, ASM4173473v1, whole genome shotgun sequence genome, one window contains:
- the LOC143277234 gene encoding uncharacterized protein LOC143277234, which yields MASPDHLEMSDVKIEIDVAEEPLWMTQDQCSGSTCETSENNVSTATTPCETDTWNPPAAVMESEPDRHTDSGPVIRAEPVDHHSTRGVFHQFQSVVKRKGEVDIKCEPLTCVNLSSSPVIPWNVKSHLQCERSEVKFDFPTESISTNIDHDVVKTELVTANIRSYVIKTEPVTASISNDEIKTEPVTENISSDDIKTEPVTENINSDAIKTEPFITNIISDVIKTEPVITNISSDVIKTEPVTSNTSCDVQTDKVTDIMVTITPDAVRSESTSSRDEDNGPAGDNQVGKTLIYF from the exons ATGGCATCCCCTGATCACCTAGAGATGTCAGACGTGAAGATAGAGATCGATGTGGCTGAAGAACCACTGTGGATGACACAGGATCAGTGTTCAG GTAGCACATGTGAAACATCTGAAAATAATGTGAGCACAGCCACCACACCTTGTGAGACAGACACTTGGAATCCACCAGCTGCTGTGATGGAGTctgaaccagacagacacacagacagtggtccAGTTATCAGAGCTGAACCAGTTGATCACCATTCAACAAGAGGTGTGTTTCACCAGTTCCAGTCTGTCGTCAAAAGGAAAGGGGAGGTGGACATCAAATGTGAACCCTTAACCTGTGTTAATTTATCTTCTTCACCAGTGATTCCGTGGAATGTGAAGTCTCATTTGCAGTGTGAGAGATCAGAAGTTAAGTTTGATTTCCCGACTGAATCTATCAGCACGAACATAGACCATGATGTCGTTAAAACTGAACTGGTGACAGCAAACATCAGAAGttatgtcatcaagactgaaccagtcacagccaGCATCAGCAATGATGaaatcaagactgaaccagtcacagaaaacatcagcagtgatgacatcaagactgaaccagtcacagaaaaCATCAACAGTGATGCCATCAAGACTGAACCATTCATTACAAACAtcatcagtgatgtcatcaagactgaaccagtcattacaaacatcagcagtgatgtcatcaagactgaaccagtcacatcaAACACCAGCTGTGATGTGCAGACTGACAAAGTGACAGACATCATGGTGACAATAACACCTGATGCAGTCAGATCTGAATCCACCTCCAGCAGGGATGAAGACAACGGACCAGCAGGTGATAACCAGGTGGGTAAAACCTTAATTTACTTCTGA